The Candidatus Methylomirabilota bacterium genomic sequence CACCTCGTTCTGCGCCACGGTACTCACCTCCTTTGCAGCTCGTACACGCTCCCCGCAGCACCGCCAACTATCCACCAGAACCGGCGCCACCGACCCGCGGCCGCAGCGCCCGCACGGGGAGCACCTCGCGGCCGAAGGTGAAGCTGGTCACCCCGGCGAACGACGCGTACCAGGCCGCGACGGCGGTGGCCAGGCCGAGCCAGCCGCCGAGCTTGGAGATCGTGTCGTTGCCGACCGCGTCCCCGATCCCCAGCACGAAGAACGTGATCGCAAGCAGCAGGAAGACCAGGTTCACGGCCGCGTTGGTACGCAGCGAGGCCACCCACATGTAGGTCGTGAAGATGCCCCAGGCGATCAGGTAGAGGCCGACCGCCGAGCCCCTGTTGCCTTCCGGGATCCCTTCGGCGAA encodes the following:
- a CDS encoding acetate uptake transporter; translated protein: MADDPEAVRASSQPPADPAAASIADPAPLGLAAFALTTFVLSMFNAGLVDAKGEPIVVGLALAYGGAAQLLAGMWEFRKGNTFGATAFSSYGAFWLSFWAYVAFFAEGIPEGNRGSAVGLYLIAWGIFTTYMWVASLRTNAAVNLVFLLLAITFFVLGIGDAVGNDTISKLGGWLGLATAVAAWYASFAGVTSFTFGREVLPVRALRPRVGGAGSGG